The stretch of DNA GCGAGGTCGGTCGAGATGACCCGCAGGTGGTCACCGAACGCCGACGCGACGACCGGACGGCTCGAGAAGTCCTTGCCGCCCTCGTCGCCGGGCGTGCTCACCAACACCTTCTGCGCCGACGAGACGCGCGTGTAGTTCTCCGGGGCCAGCACGGTGAACCCGCCCTGCGTCCCCTGCGCGCCGAGTTCGGCGACCTGCGGGTCCAGGGTCATGCCGAGCGAGGCGAAGAACCGGGTCGACGGGTTCTTCTCCGAGGCCAGCAGGTACAGCTGGTCGCCCGCGAACTGGCCGAACGCGTACGACATGCCCTTGATCTTCGGGTTCGCCGCGGTGAACTCGGTGATCTTCTTCTGCGACGAGGCGATCAGCTCGCGTGCGGCGTCCGACTTCCCGAGCGCCTGTCCGATGAGTTCGACGAGGGTCTCACCCGAGTCGGCGAACGGCTCGGTCTTGTACACGACCGTCGGTGCGATGTGCGACAGTTCGTCGTACTTGTCGATGTACGGCTGCTGTGCGGTGGTGGCGAGGATGACGTCCGGGCGGAGCGCCGCGATCGCCTCGATGTTGGGGGTCATGCTGTCCAGGCTCATCACCGACGCCGGCAGCGCCGGTGAGGTCCCCGGCCAGTTCTTGTCGGGTGCGGACGGGTTCGCGACCGCGCCGACGACGTCCCCGCCGAGCGCCACGGCGATCTGCACGTCGCCGGAACCGACCGCGACGATGCGCTCGGGTGCGCCGGGCAACTCCGCGGTGCCCTTCGCGTGTGTCACCGAGATCGCTCCGGAACCGTCGCCGTCGCCGTCGTCGTCGGAGCTGCCGCAGGCGCTCAGCCCGGCGACGAGGAGCAGTACGGCTGCCAGCGCCCACCATCGGACGGACAGGGGCCTCCTGGCCCGAATGCTCTCGATTCGTGTGTTTCCAGTGCGAATCATTGTCGTATACCTTTCCCGGTGTCGGCGAGGAGTCGGTCCTCGCCGAAGACATGGTCGGCGAAGAAGTCCACGATCGCGGGGGCGGTGACCGCCCAGCCCTGCGCCGTGGCCATGCCGTGGTGATCGAGGTCGGTCGAGATCACCGTCAACAGGTCGCCGAGACGGTCGGCCCAGACCTGTGCGCTCCGCGCGATCAGCGCGTCGGTGACTCCGGCGGTGCCGCGGGCCTGAACGAGCAGGGTCGGGACCGCCGTGGCCCGGGGAACCGGTGCATGCATCATCCGCGAATGCCGCAGATACGACTCGCGGACTCGCTCGGCGCGCCTACGGTCGTCGTCGGCCCCGGTCCCCGACTCGTGTACGGCCACGAATTCGTCTGCGGCGGCGAGGATCTGCTCGTCGGAGGCCGGCGGCACCCCCATCTCGGAGAGGAGATGGGAGTCGAGCAGGACGGTGCAGGCGACCCGTACGCCGCGCGTCGCGAGCGCATCGGTGAGCAGGTAGGCCAGCTGACCGCCGAACGACCAGCCGATGAGGCCGACGACGACACGCCCCCGCGCGTGGCAGACCCGGGCGATCTCGTCCGCGTGCCGGTCGAGGAGCGCATCGACCGTCGTCGACCCGGCGGTCGCGTCCGCGAGCGCCAGATCCTGCACGGCGCGGACGGTCCAGTCGTCGTCGACGTGGGCGCGGAGCCCGAAGAACGGCCGCGCGGAGCCGCCCGCGGGATGGATGCAGAAGACCAGCGGGCCGTCCGACGCGCCGCCCACGATGTCGACGACCGCGGCCGAGTCGTCCGATCGAGTCTGCGAGCCGTGTGCGAGGTCGGCCGCGGTGGCCCCGGCGTAGATCTCCCCGAGACTCACCTCCCGGCCGAGGACGGCCGACAGCCGCGCCGCCAACCGGACGGCCAGCAGCGAGTGGCCGCCCAACGCGAAGAAGTCGTCACGTCGGCCGATCTCGCTCGTATCGATGTCGAGGAGGTCGCCGAGGACGTCGACGATCTCCTGCTCGACGGTGCTCGCGGGCGGCCCGCCGCGACGGACGGCCGCGGCGACGGGTTCGGGCAGCGCCGCCCGATCGAGCTTGCCGTTCACCGT from Gordonia humi encodes:
- a CDS encoding ABC transporter substrate-binding protein, with the protein product MIRTGNTRIESIRARRPLSVRWWALAAVLLLVAGLSACGSSDDDGDGDGSGAISVTHAKGTAELPGAPERIVAVGSGDVQIAVALGGDVVGAVANPSAPDKNWPGTSPALPASVMSLDSMTPNIEAIAALRPDVILATTAQQPYIDKYDELSHIAPTVVYKTEPFADSGETLVELIGQALGKSDAARELIASSQKKITEFTAANPKIKGMSYAFGQFAGDQLYLLASEKNPSTRFFASLGMTLDPQVAELGAQGTQGGFTVLAPENYTRVSSAQKVLVSTPGDEGGKDFSSRPVVASAFGDHLRVISTDLAGALLTANPASTSYLLEQLRPALA